One genomic window of Arachis stenosperma cultivar V10309 chromosome 10, arast.V10309.gnm1.PFL2, whole genome shotgun sequence includes the following:
- the LOC130957236 gene encoding uncharacterized protein LOC130957236 produces MSAQLANLTDMISKMSMSSSNNTNQPSTSSNLPSQPQPNPKGGLNAITLQSGTTLEEIPPRVMEDIHKEEVVVETPHEEGEVDKRHEGEGVNLKESKRKALVDESIPIPFPSMVKKAKKTPEFDLNMLQVFKKVVVTIPFLDAIQQIPKYAKFLKDLCTHKDRMGELETLSLGSSISSLMKPIPKKYGDPGPCLVSCCIGGCTFHDCMCDLRACVSIMPLSTFMRLNSAPLNKSAARFALANKSVITVTGIAEDVLMAIKDLVFPADFYILEMPPTENRSSSSILLSRPFLKTSKFKLDAFTGTYSFEVGDKTIKFNLEEAIKHPPEEHSVLQCDVIDEVVAEVQEEDHNKLCYHIVEETDDQEGEHEKVVENELRKLDEKEPQLEAKSELKPLPSHLKYAFLEDKQKFPVIIASELSSEEEEKLLDVLKNYKKAIGWSLADIVGIYPRKCMHRIFLQEGARPVRQPQKRLNPTILDVVKKEVTRLLDAVVPKKSGITAVTNDDGEVVTKRMLDRLAGKSHYCFLDGFTGYFQIYIAPEDQEKTTFTCPFGTFAYKRMPFGLYNAPATFQ; encoded by the exons ATGAGTGCTCAATTGGCCAATCTTACCGACATGATTTCGAAGATGTCCATGTCCTCCTCCAACAACACCAACCAACCCTCAACCTCTTCTAACCTTCCATCCCAACCCCAACCAAACCCAAAGGGCGGTCTCAACGCTATCACTCTACAGTCGGGAACTACATTGGAGGAGATACCTCCAAGGGTCATGGAGGACATTCataaggaagaagtggttgttGAAACTCCACATGAAGAGGGGGAGGTAGACAAAAGGCATGAGGGAGAAGGAGTAAacctcaaggaatccaagaggaAAGCTCTAGTGGATGAGTCCATCCCTATTCCATTCCCTTCCATGGtgaagaaagcaaagaagacaccgGAATTTGATTTGAACATGCTTCAAGTGTTCAAGAAGGTTGTGGTAACCATACCATTTCTTGATGCTATTCAACAAATTCCAAAGTAtgcaaaatttttgaaagactTGTGCACACACAAGGATAGGATGGGAGAATTAGAGACATTATCCTTGGGAAGTTCAATTTCTTCCTTGATGAAACCTATTCCAAAGAAATATGGTGACCCTGGGCCTTGTTTGGTGTCTTGTTGTATTGGTGGATGCACTTTTCATGATTGTATGTGTGACCTTAGAGCTtgtgttagcatcatgccgCTTTCTACTTTTATGCGGTTAAATTCAGCTCCATTAAATAAGTCGGCGGCGAGGTTTGCCTTAGCCAATAAAAGTGTGATTACGGTAACAGGGATAGCTGAAGATGTACTTATGGCGATCAAGGATTTGGTCTTTCCAGCTGACTTTTACATCCTTGAAATGCCTCCAACAGAAAATAGAAGCTCATCCTCCATTCTACTTAGTAGACCCTTCCTTAAGACCTCTAAATTCAAGTTAGATGCCTTCACCGGCACATATTCCTTTGAGGTTGGAGACAAGACTATCAAGTTCAATTTAGAAGAAGCCATTAAGCATCCTCCCGAAGAGCATTCCGTTCTCCAATGTGATGTAATTGATGAAGTGGTAGCAGAAGTCCAAGAAGAAGACCATAACAAGTTGTGCTACCATATTGTTGAAGAGACGGATGACCAAGAGGGTGAACATGAGAAAGTTGTTGAGAATGAACTCCGTAAGCTTGACGAAAAGGAACCTCAGCTTGAGGCAAAGAGTGAATTGAAGCCTCTCCCATCTCATTTGAAGTATGCTTTCTTAGaggacaagcagaagtttccGGTCATTATTGCTAGTGAGCTTTctagtgaagaagaagaaaagctcctagATGTTCTCAAAAATTACAAGAAGGCAATTGGTTGGAGCCTAGCCGATATTGTGGGAATTTATCCTCGCAAGTGCATGCATCGTATATTTCTCCAAGAGGGAGCTAGGCCGGTTAGGCAACCGCAAAAGAGGCTCAACCCAACCATCCTCGATGTGGTAAAGAAGGAGGTCACTAGGCTACTTGATGCG GTTGTTCCCAAGAAATCAGGCATCACTGCGGTTACAAATGATGATGGTGAAGTGGTCACCAAGAGA ATGTTGGACCGTTTGGCAGGTAAATCccattattgctttcttgatgGATTCACTGGTTACTTCCAGATTTACATTGCTcctgaagatcaggaaaagaccACATTCACTTGCCCTTTTGGCACCTTTGCCTAcaaaaggatgccatttggactaTATAATGCACCTGCTACTTTTCAGTGA